In Aequorivita sp. H23M31, a single window of DNA contains:
- a CDS encoding GDCCVxC domain-containing (seleno)protein: MKLIFTSTITCPNCGQQKVEEMPTNACQFFYECENCKSQLKPLAGDCCVFCSYGTVPCPSIQENKSCCNQ, encoded by the coding sequence ATGAAATTAATATTCACCTCAACCATAACCTGCCCAAATTGTGGCCAACAAAAAGTAGAAGAAATGCCGACAAATGCTTGTCAGTTTTTCTATGAATGCGAAAACTGCAAAAGCCAATTAAAACCCTTGGCGGGCGATTGCTGTGTTTTTTGTAGTTATGGAACTGTTCCCTGTCCATCAATTCAAGAAAATAAATCTTGTTGTAACCAGTAA
- a CDS encoding prohibitin family protein, whose protein sequence is MERLPRLTIPVIIGIVVLIIIIAKSSVTIKSGHVGVLYETFGKGVVTNKPPLGEGFHLIAPWNRVFIYEARQQELSDKMQVLSSNGLEIKLDASAWYQPVYSDVAKLHQEKGENYLQRVIMPAIRSAARSVVGRYTPEQLYSSKRDAIQDEIFEETKKILDKQYIQLNEVLVRDVTLPPTIKDAIERKLRQEQESLEYEFRLEKATKEAERQRIEAEGKARANSILSASITDNILKEKGIQATVELSKSENSKVIVIGSGKDGLPLILGNN, encoded by the coding sequence ATGGAAAGATTACCTAGGCTTACTATACCCGTAATTATCGGAATCGTAGTACTTATCATCATCATTGCAAAATCATCGGTAACTATTAAATCCGGACATGTCGGGGTTCTTTATGAAACCTTTGGAAAGGGAGTTGTAACCAATAAACCACCATTGGGAGAAGGCTTCCACCTCATTGCTCCATGGAACCGAGTATTTATTTATGAAGCCAGACAGCAAGAACTTTCAGATAAAATGCAGGTTCTTTCTTCTAACGGACTTGAAATTAAGCTGGATGCTTCGGCTTGGTATCAACCAGTTTATTCTGATGTGGCAAAATTGCACCAAGAAAAAGGTGAAAACTATTTACAACGGGTAATTATGCCCGCCATTAGAAGTGCTGCCAGAAGCGTTGTTGGTCGTTATACTCCGGAACAATTATATTCCAGTAAGCGAGATGCAATACAAGATGAAATATTTGAAGAAACGAAAAAAATATTGGACAAGCAGTATATTCAGTTAAATGAAGTATTGGTCCGCGACGTAACTCTTCCACCGACAATTAAAGATGCAATCGAGCGTAAACTGCGCCAAGAGCAGGAATCTTTAGAATACGAGTTCCGTCTTGAAAAAGCCACAAAAGAAGCAGAAAGACAACGGATAGAAGCAGAAGGTAAAGCAAGAGCAAACTCCATCCTTAGTGCTTCCATAACGGATAATATATTGAAGGAAAAAGGTATTCAGGCCACCGTGGAACTCTCTAAATCTGAGAACTCCAAGGTAATTGTAATTGGCTCCGGAAAAGATGGCCTGCCTTTGATTTTAGGGAATAATTGA
- a CDS encoding VWA domain-containing protein, whose protein sequence is MSTETILYIILASVISIALAIFMYGYKSKQSQRLSWIFGILRFITIFSILLLIINPKFESETYTTDKPKLPVLIDNSASVEVLGQNNNVLDLITELKENKKLNEKFDISYFSFGSKFRKSDTLSFAEKNTNISEALSSVNEIFKNRSAPTILITDGNQTLGNDYEFSSSTFKNPIYPIVLGDSVQYTDLKIGQLNTNRYAFLKNQFPVEVILTYSGTSDVNSEFVITQGTSTVYRSKVSFSEKENSSTLNFNLPANSVGLQKYTAQILPLENEKNRTNNIKHFAVEVIDQATNILIVSKLTHPDLGALKKSITSNEQRTVTFKKPVEAINLLNDYQLVILYQPDRSFAAVFSELEKLNKNAWTIAGLETDWTFLNSAQENFKKNSTRQKEDVQGKLNSNYGSFAVEDLGFDDFPPLHTQFGELSINVPHEVMLDQTIRGITSESPLLATMEINGRRNAIWDGEGFWRWRAGSFLKTDSFQDFDGFIGSLVQYLASNKRRSRLEVSSETFYYNNNPIKISAQYFDKNYVFDNRASLNITVVNSETEKQTVFPMLLRNNFYEVDLNSLPAGEYSFTISVANEEVSKSGNFTILDFNVEQQFLNADIAKLRRVAENTGGKEYLITDTNLLIDQLLADKNFQNIQKAERKTVPLIDWKYLLVLIVLTLAGEWFIRKYNGLI, encoded by the coding sequence GTGTCCACAGAAACCATACTTTATATAATCCTCGCGAGTGTAATTTCCATTGCTCTGGCGATTTTTATGTATGGCTATAAGTCAAAGCAAAGCCAAAGGCTGAGTTGGATATTTGGGATTCTTAGGTTTATTACAATTTTTTCTATTCTTCTACTTATTATCAACCCGAAATTTGAGAGTGAGACCTATACAACTGACAAGCCCAAACTTCCCGTATTAATAGATAATTCGGCCTCAGTGGAAGTGTTGGGCCAGAATAATAATGTGTTGGATTTAATTACTGAGCTGAAGGAAAACAAGAAGCTTAATGAAAAGTTCGATATTTCATATTTTTCCTTCGGAAGTAAATTTAGGAAAAGTGATACCCTTTCTTTTGCAGAAAAGAATACCAATATTTCCGAAGCACTTTCTTCAGTTAATGAAATTTTTAAGAACCGAAGCGCACCAACTATTCTTATAACGGATGGAAATCAGACTTTGGGAAATGATTACGAATTCTCTTCATCAACGTTCAAGAACCCGATTTATCCTATAGTCCTTGGAGATTCCGTTCAGTATACAGATTTGAAAATAGGTCAATTGAACACCAACAGGTATGCCTTTTTAAAAAATCAATTTCCCGTTGAGGTAATATTGACATACAGTGGCACGAGTGATGTAAATTCAGAATTTGTTATTACCCAAGGAACTTCGACTGTTTACCGTTCTAAGGTTTCGTTTTCTGAGAAGGAAAATTCCAGTACGTTAAACTTTAACCTTCCAGCGAATAGCGTAGGCCTTCAAAAATATACTGCACAAATACTTCCGTTGGAGAATGAAAAGAACAGGACAAACAACATTAAACATTTTGCAGTTGAGGTAATTGATCAAGCCACTAATATTTTGATTGTAAGTAAACTCACTCACCCAGATTTGGGTGCGTTAAAAAAATCCATTACATCCAACGAACAACGGACGGTTACCTTTAAAAAACCTGTGGAGGCTATTAATTTGCTTAATGATTATCAACTGGTAATTCTTTATCAGCCTGATAGAAGTTTTGCTGCCGTTTTTTCAGAATTGGAAAAATTGAATAAAAACGCTTGGACAATTGCTGGTCTGGAAACAGATTGGACTTTTCTGAACTCGGCCCAAGAGAATTTCAAAAAAAACTCAACTAGACAAAAGGAAGATGTGCAGGGAAAATTAAATTCTAACTATGGAAGTTTTGCGGTTGAAGACTTAGGTTTTGATGATTTTCCACCGCTGCATACGCAATTTGGAGAGCTATCCATTAATGTGCCTCACGAAGTTATGTTAGATCAGACTATACGTGGAATTACTTCCGAAAGTCCCTTATTGGCGACTATGGAAATCAACGGACGGCGTAATGCCATTTGGGATGGCGAAGGCTTTTGGCGTTGGCGTGCAGGTAGTTTTTTGAAAACCGATAGCTTTCAGGATTTTGATGGATTTATCGGAAGTCTAGTACAATATCTAGCCTCCAATAAACGAAGGAGCAGGTTAGAAGTTTCCTCAGAAACCTTTTATTACAACAATAATCCCATAAAAATTTCAGCTCAATATTTTGATAAAAACTATGTTTTTGACAATCGTGCTTCCTTGAATATTACTGTGGTGAATTCCGAAACCGAAAAGCAGACAGTTTTCCCAATGCTATTGCGAAATAATTTTTATGAAGTGGATTTAAACAGTCTTCCCGCTGGAGAATACTCCTTCACTATTTCCGTAGCAAATGAAGAAGTTTCAAAAAGCGGCAACTTTACCATTTTGGACTTTAATGTAGAGCAACAGTTTTTAAATGCCGATATTGCCAAACTTCGCCGAGTTGCAGAAAACACCGGCGGAAAGGAATATTTAATAACTGATACTAACCTTCTAATTGATCAACTTCTTGCAGACAAAAATTTTCAAAATATCCAAAAGGCTGAACGAAAAACCGTTCCCTTAATTGATTGGAAATACCTCTTGGTCTTAATTGTTCTTACCCTCGCGGGAGAATGGTTTATCAGAAAATACAACGGACTAATTTAA
- the fabG gene encoding 3-oxoacyl-[acyl-carrier-protein] reductase, which translates to MKLLEGKTAIITGGSRGIGKGIVEVFAQHGANVAFTYSSSAEAANTLAEEVSKTGVKAKAYQSNAASYEDSQQLAEEVIKDFGSIDILVNNAGITKDNLLMRISEEDFDKVIEVNLKSVFNMTKAVQRTMLKQRKGSIINMSSVVGVKGNAGQANYAASKAGIIGFSKSVALELGSRNIRCNVIAPGFVETEMTGKLDEKTVQGWRDAIPLKRGGEPEDIANVCVFLASDLSAYVTGQVLNVDGGMLT; encoded by the coding sequence ATGAAATTACTCGAAGGAAAAACAGCAATCATTACTGGCGGTAGTCGCGGCATAGGAAAAGGAATTGTTGAGGTATTCGCACAACATGGAGCCAATGTGGCTTTCACCTATAGCTCTTCAGCAGAAGCGGCAAACACTTTGGCCGAAGAAGTTTCTAAAACCGGGGTTAAAGCAAAGGCTTACCAAAGTAATGCTGCATCTTATGAGGACTCACAACAATTGGCGGAGGAAGTAATAAAGGATTTTGGAAGCATCGATATTCTTGTGAACAATGCAGGAATTACCAAGGACAATCTGTTGATGCGTATTTCCGAAGAAGATTTTGACAAGGTAATTGAGGTTAACTTAAAATCGGTTTTTAATATGACCAAAGCCGTTCAGCGCACCATGCTGAAACAGCGAAAGGGATCAATAATCAATATGAGCTCGGTAGTAGGAGTTAAAGGAAATGCAGGCCAAGCAAATTATGCCGCCTCGAAAGCCGGTATCATTGGGTTCTCAAAATCCGTTGCCTTGGAATTAGGATCCCGAAATATCCGCTGCAACGTAATTGCCCCCGGATTTGTCGAAACCGAAATGACAGGCAAACTAGATGAAAAAACAGTTCAAGGCTGGCGCGATGCTATTCCTCTAAAACGCGGAGGAGAGCCCGAGGATATCGCCAACGTTTGTGTATTCTTAGCCAGCGATCTTTCTGCCTACGTAACCGGACAGGTGCTGAATGTTGATGGAGGAATGCTTACGTAA
- the sucD gene encoding succinate--CoA ligase subunit alpha — protein MSVLVNKDSKVIVQGFTGSEGSFHAEQMIEYGTNVVGGVTPGKGGQSHLDRPVFNTVEDAVKETGANTSIIFVPPAFAADAIMEAADAGIKVIITITEGIPVKDMIMASDYIKDRDCRLIGPNCPGVITPGEAKVGIMPGFVFKKGTVGIVSKSGTLTYEAADQVVKQGLGITTAIGIGGDPIIGTTTKEALEMLITDPESEAVVMIGEIGGQLEIDAAKWYKESGIKKPIIGFIAGETAPAGRTMGHAGAIVGGSEDTAQAKKKVMRECGIHVVDSPAEIGKKVAEILG, from the coding sequence ATGAGCGTTTTAGTAAATAAGGATTCAAAAGTAATAGTGCAAGGTTTCACCGGAAGTGAAGGTTCCTTTCATGCCGAACAGATGATTGAATATGGAACCAATGTGGTTGGTGGCGTTACTCCTGGTAAGGGAGGGCAGAGCCATCTAGATCGTCCTGTTTTTAATACTGTGGAAGATGCCGTAAAAGAAACTGGAGCAAACACCTCTATTATTTTTGTACCGCCAGCATTTGCTGCCGATGCAATTATGGAAGCTGCCGATGCGGGAATAAAAGTCATTATTACAATTACTGAGGGCATTCCGGTAAAAGACATGATTATGGCTTCAGATTACATTAAGGATAGAGACTGCCGTCTTATCGGCCCTAACTGTCCTGGCGTGATTACTCCTGGTGAGGCAAAAGTTGGTATTATGCCAGGTTTCGTATTTAAAAAAGGAACCGTTGGTATCGTTTCAAAATCTGGAACACTTACTTACGAGGCTGCCGACCAAGTTGTAAAACAAGGTTTGGGAATTACCACTGCTATCGGAATTGGTGGGGATCCAATTATTGGAACAACAACCAAGGAAGCTTTGGAAATGCTTATTACAGACCCCGAAAGTGAGGCCGTGGTTATGATCGGCGAAATTGGTGGCCAGCTTGAAATTGATGCCGCAAAATGGTATAAGGAGAGTGGCATTAAAAAACCGATAATCGGATTTATTGCTGGTGAAACCGCTCCTGCCGGACGCACTATGGGCCACGCTGGTGCAATTGTTGGCGGAAGTGAGGATACCGCTCAGGCCAAGAAAAAAGTTATGCGCGAATGTGGAATACACGTAGTAGATTCCCCTGCTGAAATTGGTAAGAAGGTAGCTGAGATTCTAGGCTAA
- a CDS encoding nuclear transport factor 2 family protein has product MSNKAKEVVRDFYRSDILKDNTVLERYFHPDLVLLWNSPIGLSIMHYDDLVNFFDEIRRTYQDLRLEVSHLLADGNHVTIRYKYYVRTMENPDEEMGIAHFIAIWEVKDGKIFRGHQVSQPVTSNDDTNEGYDRVKI; this is encoded by the coding sequence ATGAGTAATAAAGCAAAAGAAGTTGTCAGAGATTTTTACCGTTCCGATATTTTAAAGGACAACACGGTCCTCGAGCGTTACTTCCATCCCGATTTGGTTTTATTATGGAACAGTCCCATTGGTCTCTCCATAATGCATTACGATGATCTTGTAAACTTTTTTGATGAAATTCGAAGAACCTATCAGGATTTACGTCTTGAAGTAAGCCATCTGCTTGCCGACGGTAATCACGTTACCATTCGCTACAAATACTACGTACGAACTATGGAAAACCCTGATGAAGAAATGGGGATTGCACATTTTATTGCCATTTGGGAAGTGAAGGATGGAAAAATATTCCGCGGTCACCAAGTGAGCCAACCAGTAACCAGCAATGACGACACTAATGAAGGTTATGATAGGGTTAAAATTTAG
- a CDS encoding UDP-3-O-(3-hydroxymyristoyl)glucosamine N-acyltransferase, whose protein sequence is MKFPVPHSLENIANIIGCYYVGDANFPVLGMNEIHVVQPGDIVFVDHPKYYDKALTSDATVILINKKVECPEGKALLISEDPFRDFNKLTQHFSPFRGANRAIAESAKIGEGTVIQPNVFIGHNVEIGKNCLIYSNVCIYDNARIGDNVTIHAGSVLGGDAFYYKNRPEKFDKLLSGGNVVLEDNVDIGALCTIDKGVTASTTIGEGTKLDNQVQVGHDTVIGKRCLIASQVGIAGCVVIGDFVTIWGQVGITSGITIGDKAVISAQSGVSKSLDGHKSYFGTPADDFRKKYKEMASIKLIPELIEKLDKIL, encoded by the coding sequence GTGAAATTCCCAGTTCCCCATTCTTTGGAAAATATTGCTAACATTATCGGTTGTTATTATGTTGGGGATGCCAATTTTCCCGTTTTGGGAATGAATGAAATTCACGTGGTTCAACCTGGGGATATTGTATTTGTAGATCATCCCAAGTATTACGATAAGGCATTGACTTCTGATGCAACCGTAATTCTTATAAATAAAAAAGTAGAATGCCCTGAAGGAAAAGCGTTGTTGATCTCTGAAGATCCCTTTCGCGATTTCAATAAATTGACCCAGCATTTCTCACCTTTTAGAGGCGCAAATCGGGCGATTGCTGAAAGTGCTAAAATAGGGGAGGGCACGGTAATTCAACCTAATGTTTTTATAGGTCACAATGTGGAAATAGGTAAAAACTGTTTAATCTATTCCAACGTTTGTATTTATGATAACGCCCGGATTGGTGATAATGTTACCATCCATGCCGGAAGTGTACTTGGCGGCGACGCTTTCTATTATAAAAACCGTCCTGAAAAATTTGATAAGCTTCTCAGTGGCGGCAATGTGGTCCTTGAGGATAATGTAGATATAGGCGCACTTTGCACTATAGATAAAGGAGTAACGGCTTCTACTACCATAGGCGAAGGCACCAAACTCGATAATCAGGTACAGGTGGGCCACGATACAGTTATTGGCAAGAGATGTCTTATTGCGTCGCAGGTTGGCATTGCAGGTTGTGTGGTTATTGGAGATTTTGTAACAATTTGGGGTCAGGTAGGGATTACCAGCGGAATTACAATAGGAGATAAGGCTGTTATTTCTGCACAGAGCGGAGTGAGCAAATCTTTGGATGGACACAAATCTTATTTTGGAACTCCGGCAGACGATTTTAGAAAGAAATACAAAGAAATGGCCTCCATAAAATTGATCCCAGAACTAATTGAAAAATTGGATAAAATATTATGA
- the efp gene encoding elongation factor P, with protein sequence MATSSDIRKGLCIRYNNDIYKVIEFLHVKPGKGPAFVRTKLKSVTTGKVIDNTFSAGHKIDDVRVETHKFQFLYNEGDVYHFMNTEDYAQIQLMKSILDTPELMKEGEVVSVLLNSEDGSPLSVEMPAHVILEVTSTEPGVKGNTATNATKPAIVETGAEINVPLFVNEGDKIRIDTEKGQYQERVKE encoded by the coding sequence ATGGCCACATCATCAGATATTAGAAAAGGACTTTGCATTCGTTACAATAACGATATATATAAGGTAATCGAATTTCTTCACGTAAAACCAGGCAAGGGTCCCGCTTTCGTTCGAACCAAATTGAAGAGTGTCACCACGGGTAAAGTAATAGACAATACTTTTTCCGCAGGTCATAAAATTGATGACGTAAGAGTGGAAACCCATAAATTTCAATTTTTGTACAATGAAGGTGATGTTTATCACTTTATGAATACCGAAGATTACGCACAAATTCAATTGATGAAAAGTATATTGGATACTCCTGAATTAATGAAAGAAGGAGAAGTTGTGTCTGTGTTGTTAAATTCTGAAGATGGATCTCCTCTCTCTGTTGAAATGCCAGCACACGTTATTTTGGAGGTAACCTCGACGGAGCCTGGTGTTAAAGGTAATACTGCTACAAATGCCACCAAGCCAGCGATAGTTGAAACAGGTGCCGAAATCAATGTCCCGCTTTTCGTAAACGAAGGTGACAAAATTCGTATAGATACTGAAAAAGGTCAATACCAAGAACGAGTAAAGGAATAG
- the lpxA gene encoding acyl-ACP--UDP-N-acetylglucosamine O-acyltransferase: MNQPLAFVHPGAKIAKNVVIEPFTTIHNNVVIGEGTWIGSHVTIMEGARIGKNCNIFPGAVISAVPQDLKFRDEDTTVEIGDGTTLREFVTINRGTIDRGKTVIGKNCWIMAYCHIAHDCIVGDNCIFSNNSTLAGHITVGDYVVLAGMTAVHQFCMIGNHAFVTGGSLVRKDVPPFTKAAREPLSYVGINSIGLRRRGFASQKISEIQNIYRLLYQKNYNTTQATEIIEAEMEATPERDEILQFIKNSKRGIMKGYFNSN, from the coding sequence ATGAATCAACCCCTTGCATTCGTCCATCCGGGCGCAAAAATAGCTAAGAACGTTGTAATCGAGCCCTTCACGACTATCCATAATAATGTGGTTATCGGAGAAGGAACTTGGATTGGAAGCCACGTAACCATCATGGAAGGTGCGCGAATAGGTAAAAATTGTAATATTTTTCCTGGAGCAGTTATTTCTGCTGTTCCTCAAGATTTAAAATTTCGGGATGAAGATACCACCGTTGAAATCGGGGATGGCACAACTCTTAGGGAGTTCGTAACCATTAATCGCGGAACCATAGATCGGGGAAAAACGGTTATTGGAAAAAACTGCTGGATTATGGCTTACTGTCATATTGCTCACGATTGCATCGTGGGTGATAATTGCATATTTAGTAATAATAGCACTTTGGCTGGACATATAACTGTTGGAGATTATGTTGTTCTAGCTGGAATGACTGCGGTGCACCAATTTTGTATGATCGGTAATCACGCTTTTGTTACCGGTGGCTCCTTAGTGCGAAAGGATGTGCCTCCATTTACAAAAGCTGCCCGCGAACCCTTAAGCTATGTGGGTATAAATTCTATAGGACTTCGCAGAAGAGGTTTTGCCTCTCAGAAAATATCTGAAATCCAGAATATCTATAGACTACTTTACCAGAAGAATTATAACACCACTCAAGCAACCGAAATCATTGAGGCCGAAATGGAAGCCACACCTGAGCGTGACGAAATTCTTCAGTTTATCAAAAATTCCAAGCGTGGAATTATGAAGGGATATTTCAATTCAAATTAA
- a CDS encoding bifunctional UDP-3-O-[3-hydroxymyristoyl] N-acetylglucosamine deacetylase/3-hydroxyacyl-ACP dehydratase, with translation MSESVVKQRTIGREISLTGVGLHTGKEVIITFKPAPENHGYSFVRIDLEGSPEIEADANYVVNTQRGTNLEKRGVKIQTSEHVLSALVGLEIDNCIMELNASEPPIMDGSAKYFVEAIEKAGIVEQDAPREEYVVKEVISYVDEDSGSEIIVMPADEYQVTTMVDFGTKVLGTQNASMKRLADFKDEIANARTFSFLHEIETLLDNGLIKGGDLNNAIVYVDKELSPSIMDKLRTAFGKDTISVKPNGILDNLTLHYPNEAARHKLLDVIGDLALVGIRIKGKVIANKPGHHVNTQFAKKLSKIIKIEKRNSIPQFDLSKPPVKDINEIMAMLPHRPPFLLVDKIMELGETYVVGLKNVTMNEPFFVGHFPGAPVMPGVLIVEAMAQTGGILALSTVPDPENYLTFFMKINNVKFKQQVNPGDTLIFQLELMSPIRRGIVHMSGKAYANDKIVTEAELMAQMVKTKNL, from the coding sequence ATGAGTGAAAGTGTTGTAAAACAGCGCACCATCGGGAGGGAGATTTCCCTTACTGGGGTAGGATTGCATACGGGAAAGGAAGTAATTATTACTTTTAAACCCGCTCCCGAAAATCATGGTTACTCTTTTGTAAGGATTGACCTGGAAGGTAGTCCTGAGATAGAGGCAGATGCCAATTATGTAGTAAATACCCAAAGAGGAACTAACCTCGAAAAGAGAGGAGTGAAGATCCAAACTTCAGAGCACGTTCTTTCTGCACTTGTTGGACTTGAGATCGACAATTGTATTATGGAATTGAATGCCTCTGAGCCTCCAATTATGGACGGATCGGCAAAATATTTTGTGGAGGCAATTGAAAAGGCAGGAATTGTTGAGCAGGATGCCCCTCGAGAAGAATATGTGGTAAAGGAAGTTATTTCCTATGTCGACGAGGATTCGGGAAGCGAGATCATTGTAATGCCCGCCGATGAGTATCAAGTGACCACAATGGTGGATTTTGGAACAAAAGTCCTCGGCACTCAGAATGCATCCATGAAGCGTCTTGCTGATTTTAAAGATGAAATTGCAAATGCAAGAACCTTCAGTTTCCTCCACGAAATTGAAACCCTTCTTGACAACGGACTTATTAAAGGAGGTGATCTTAACAATGCGATCGTTTATGTTGACAAGGAGCTTTCTCCGAGTATCATGGATAAATTGCGGACTGCCTTTGGCAAAGACACCATATCTGTTAAACCAAACGGAATACTGGACAACCTAACCTTGCATTATCCAAATGAAGCAGCAAGACATAAGTTGCTGGATGTAATTGGAGATTTAGCACTTGTGGGAATTCGCATAAAAGGAAAAGTGATTGCCAACAAACCAGGACACCACGTTAATACGCAGTTTGCAAAGAAACTTTCAAAAATTATTAAGATCGAAAAAAGGAATAGCATTCCGCAATTCGATCTTAGCAAGCCACCAGTTAAGGATATTAACGAAATAATGGCCATGCTTCCGCATAGGCCCCCATTTTTGTTGGTAGATAAAATTATGGAATTGGGAGAAACCTATGTTGTAGGACTAAAAAACGTCACCATGAATGAACCTTTCTTCGTGGGGCACTTTCCCGGAGCGCCCGTAATGCCGGGAGTTTTGATAGTTGAAGCAATGGCCCAAACGGGGGGAATTTTGGCCCTGAGCACCGTTCCGGATCCGGAGAATTACCTTACATTCTTTATGAAAATAAATAATGTGAAATTCAAACAGCAGGTAAATCCTGGGGACACCTTAATTTTCCAACTGGAACTTATGTCGCCCATACGTCGCGGTATTGTTCATATGAGCGGTAAGGCTTATGCGAATGATAAAATTGTAACCGAGGCTGAATTGATGGCACAAATGGTTAAAACAAAAAATTTATAA
- the lpxD gene encoding UDP-3-O-(3-hydroxymyristoyl)glucosamine N-acyltransferase → MKFTAGQIAEILNGTVEGDEDVVVSDLAKIEEGGKGSLTFLANPKYTHYIYSTKSSITIVNQDFVATNELSTTLIRVENAYKAFSQLLEYYNQVKNHKTGVENPVFISESAEYGENLYMGAFSYLGEKAKIGDNVKIYPNVYIGDNVSIGNNTILFTGARIYSETKIGNSCVINSGVVIGADGFGFTPNEQGEYNKVPQIGNVVIEDNVDIGPGTTIDRATMGSTIIKKGVKLDNQIQIAHNVTIGENTVIAAQTGVAGSTKIGKNCIIGGQVGIAGHLIIGDNVKIQAQSGISRNVKDNETLQGSPALNYADFNKSYVYFKNLPKIAERLNTVEKRIDNE, encoded by the coding sequence ATGAAATTTACAGCAGGCCAAATAGCAGAAATTCTGAATGGGACCGTAGAGGGTGATGAGGATGTTGTTGTATCTGATTTGGCGAAGATTGAAGAAGGCGGAAAAGGTAGCTTGACCTTTTTGGCAAATCCCAAGTACACTCATTATATTTATTCAACAAAGTCTTCAATTACGATTGTAAATCAAGATTTTGTAGCCACTAATGAACTTTCTACAACCCTTATTCGGGTTGAAAATGCATACAAGGCATTTTCTCAACTGTTGGAATATTACAATCAGGTAAAGAATCATAAAACAGGAGTTGAAAATCCTGTTTTTATTTCTGAAAGTGCGGAATATGGTGAAAACCTATATATGGGCGCTTTTTCATATTTAGGAGAAAAAGCAAAAATAGGGGACAATGTGAAGATTTATCCCAATGTTTATATAGGAGATAATGTGTCTATTGGAAACAATACAATTTTGTTTACCGGTGCGCGAATATATTCTGAAACAAAAATCGGGAATTCCTGTGTAATTAACAGTGGTGTTGTAATTGGTGCCGATGGTTTTGGTTTTACTCCAAACGAACAAGGTGAATACAATAAAGTGCCACAAATAGGAAATGTAGTTATTGAGGACAACGTAGATATAGGTCCGGGTACTACCATAGATCGCGCGACTATGGGTTCTACAATTATCAAAAAAGGTGTGAAGCTGGATAATCAGATTCAAATTGCCCACAATGTTACCATTGGGGAAAATACCGTTATCGCAGCTCAAACAGGTGTGGCCGGATCCACCAAGATTGGCAAAAATTGTATAATTGGAGGCCAAGTTGGAATTGCGGGACATTTGATTATTGGTGATAACGTAAAGATCCAGGCCCAGAGCGGGATTAGCCGGAATGTAAAGGACAATGAAACCTTGCAAGGCTCCCCAGCTCTTAATTATGCCGATTTTAATAAAAGTTATGTATATTTCAAAAACCTTCCGAAAATAGCGGAAAGATTAAATACCGTCGAAAAACGAATTGATAATGAGTGA